GGAACATTCAAGATATGATTTAAGTGTCGACTTTCAACATTCATttaaaacaggcctgggcaattattttgaattggtggccaaatttagagaaaaaaatgtgtctgggggacagtgtatctatttttatgaaatttttcactaatacaaaacctcataatgtctgattgaatgctaaaaacttatTGGCAGAGCGCCTTAAAAAAACTATATGGAATTtaagattgaaaaaaaataatgtgggatttacaatattaactacgaactagagctgggcgatatggcctttttttaacatctctatttttaggccatatcacgatacagcatatatatgtggatattttgccttagtcttgaatgaacacttgatgcatataatgacagcagtatgatgattctatgtgtctacattaaagcatccttcttcatactgcattaatatatgctacttttaaatttTCCCGCAGagaagaaaatcacaactaaaagtgtatttataaaACAGGGTttggcacagtggcacaaacgtgcaatttcaaaacagaaagtgcaagattgtcagatgcattttaaaacaagctaatagtgcacttttgtgcatgatgtcactaagatgacatatcaaaacaacactaaataaagtgtactttttgtacagaacacctcTACAGTagctaaaaaacaaataaaggacacttttgtgcatgatgtcacacaagatatttcaataagtgtcacataaaagtagctgcatatcaaatagtatatgacCTAcaatgttgatgtggaaatagttgcttcggcattttgttggtgtggcaccgaacggagatgttgacatgcagagtttgaaaaactcttcattctcaagcgggtgacttttcaaatgatgctacatattagcagtgctgctactttttgtagcaaagcttccactgcataaatgttcaacatattcccgcttgaagcccaaccacggccagacgatggaccctgtgttgtttttcttgggaaataattcttcctcgatttgttaccagattcgcaccttctctctctcgtattgccactcgcaacacaccgttagcatcacagctaatgttaccgtgtcgctacctctctgctcggggagggaatgtgacgttgcacacgtgacgtatgtaaggaggtgcgcttgttttaagtctctatgagaatgaaagacaagaaggagggagaaacgcatgcagtgtaatgcccacagctaaaagcaactgtgtgagaaggtatactccaatatcaccatatagtcattttctatatcgcaccgagacaaacctgcgatatatcgagtaagaaaaaaactgaatattgacaacatatcaacgtcacacaccctctcggtcacatattttacaatcaagcaggacaaaacaaaaaaacccacctacaatctgatacatcactaagctttagaacttagaTGTAAAAATACCCTTCCAAATATGTCCACAATTCtggctgacactctgtggaaacgctccccacccacactgcttggtgcctcgtctgagctgctgtgacctagatgatcatagtaactaattagatgaccatagtaactaagtagatgaccatagtaactaattagattaccatagttaagtacgtatatcatgcaaaagggcAGATTCCAAccaataaagtactttgtatagtgcaagacttacggtcatttgaaaacatcactgcacatcataatggcagctacactttcaattttaaagatctaaaaaaataatttgagaatgtccagcgggccagattgaagaaGTAAAGGGGCCGATTTAAGGGGCTGATTTAAAAGGTATCACCAAATCAGCCATTTGTGGTACAGTGGTACCTGGGTGTTCGTAATTTAACCCTAAtgaccaaatcatacaaaaaccaAAGCAAATTTTCATGTAAGAAATAATGTCTATCCAAAAATATTAACGCAACGCATTTGAATAGAGAATAATACGATGTAAAGTTAAGAGAGCACTGTAGCAGCAGATTCAGTGCAAATAATTGTTGAGGGCACAAGGAAAGTCCCTGAGTGTAGATGTATGTGATCTTACTGATCTGCAGTGCCTGCCAAAAGGCAACATTTGGAACCATTGGTTTCCCAGGTTAGAGGAGCTAGGACCATTGTTGCTCTGGTGAGGTAGCGAGAGGCagcaatatcttttttttttagcttctcTCGCCACTCTACTCAGGGCTGTTTTGTCTGCTGCAGCAGTGTAATGTACTGGGAGGCAGTAGATCAGGATGAGTTCAGTGGCATCCCCTCCACGCTGTTCATCCTGTGCACTCTCTAATGGGCTTATTTCACCATGGCTGTGGTGTTGCTTGACCCGCAGAGGTCCTCGGACAGCTTTTGCctgtacaggtgctgttcatattattagaatatcatgaaaaagttgatttatttcagtaattatattcagaacgtgaaacttacatattatatcaattcattacacacatagtgatatatttgaaatgtttatttctttaaatgttgatgattagtactgacaattactgaaaatcccaaattcagaatctcagaaaattagaatattagttacgactagtaccaaaaaatattttttagaaatgtgggccaactggaaagtatgaacatggaaagttttagcatgtacggcaatcaatacttagttgcagctctttttgcctgaattgctgcagcaatacggcgtggcatggagtccaccagtctgttgcactcctcaggtgttatgagagtccagcttgctttaatagtggccttcagctcttcagcattgttggctctggcatctggcatcttccgcttcacaataccccatagcttttctatggggttaaggtcaggtgagtttgcaggccaatcaagaacagggataccatggtccttaaaccaggtactggtagatttggcactgtgtgcaggtgccaagtcatgttggaaaatgaaatcttcacctctataaaattggtccgcgccaggcagcataaagtgttctaaagcttcctggtagactgctgcattgaccctagacctcaggaaacacagtggaccaacaccagcagatgacatggcaccccagaccatgacccattgtggaaatttgacactggacttcaggcaatgtgattctgtgcctctcctgtcttcctccagactctgggaccttgatttccaaaggagacataaaatttactttcatctgaaaacataactttggaccactcagcagcagtccagtcctttttgtcttgagcccaggcgagacgcttttgacgttgtctcttattcaagagtggctttacacaaggaatgcgacagttGAAGCCTATATCTTGCAtatgtcggtgcgtggtggttcttgaagcactgactccagctgcagtccactctttgtggatctcccccacatttttgaatgggttttgtttgacaatcctctccagggcgcggttatccctcttgattgtacacttttttctaccacatctttgtcttcccttggcctctctattaatgtgcttggacacagagctctgggaacatccaccCTCTTTggcaattaccttttgtgtcttgccctccttctttaaagtatcaatggtcatcttttggacagttgtcaagtcagcagtcttccccatgattgtgtgtcatacagaatcaaaacgagagaccatttaaaggctttcccaggtgttttgagttagttatctaattagagtgtggcaccaggtgtcttcaatatctgaccttttcaccatattctaattttctgagatgttgaattttgggttttcattggttgtcagctataatcatctcctttttgccaaaaaacacttgaaatgtatcagtctgtttggaatgaatttatacattctacaagtttgactttctaaatggaattaatgaaataaatcaactttttcatgatattctaataatatgactaGCACCTGTAGTCACAAAGATTTGTGAATACAAATAAAAGTAGGCAGATATTTGCATGCAAACAGGTTAGGTGTCTCTCAAAGTAAAAACATCCTTCCATTTCATAGACATGTGCTTTTATCTATTCATGTTTAtcattattttaagtgttttttttgtttttgttttattaccatGAATGCTATTGTCATCCAACAGCTTCCACAGTTTTGCAGTGTCTGGAACAGAAACATTTGTCAGAGAGCAGCGAGGCCATGCTAAGGAAGCTCAATGTCAAACTCATTCAGAGACTGGGCCTCACCTACCTGAAGCCTTGCTTGGCCCATTGGAGGTCAGACAAAAACCTGATATAAAACATGTGCTGCTTCTTAGCTTTAACATGACAGACTTGCTCCTCCATGTGTGTTGATGTTTTAGGTACCAGAGAGGAAGCCGGTCCATAGCATCCACTCTTTTGACCAACACTCCCTCGACAGAGCCCGGTGGGACACAAGCGGAGGAGGATTACGACATTCCTGAAGAGTTAGAGACTGTTATCGGTGAGGTTCTAAATAATGTGGACATCTGAAGTTACCTTGCCAATGTAGAAGACAATccaatgtgttctttgatgtgttGTTAGAGCATCTACTGGTGGGGCTTAAGGATAAGGAAACAATTGTGCGTTGGTCTGCAGCAAAAGGGTATTAATGTTTTTAACAGTAAAACATTCTTGCTACATATTGGTGTTGCATGTCTCTAATTATTAAATTGTGTTTTTCTAACCCGTTAAGTGTAGGGAGGGTGACTGGGAGACTACCCAAGGAGCTGGCAGATGAGGTGGTCGCATCAGTCTTAGATTGCTTCAGGTACTTTACTGCTGTGCTGTTGTTTAGTAGCTGTTAGTGtcaatacagtatgtgtgttcatGTTAAAGCTTCCAGGAAACAGACAACACTTGGCATGGAGGATGTCTGGCTCTGGCGGAACTTGGACGGAGAGGCCTGCTGCTGCCATCCAGATTGACAGATGGTAGGTGGCCGGTATTTACAAATCAGTACATGCGCCATCCATGTGagtatgtgtatttatttttcttttttcagtttttctttaaaTGCCGTCACAAAAAGTGTCCATATTTCAATATGAACATACTCTATAAAGAATCCTTTTCACCAATCTACATTATGAATCAAACTCTATAAAGAATTATTTTTACCAATATACATTATGAATCAAATACAAGACAGTATTTCCCCCCTGGAAAAAAAGTCTGAAAAAAAAGGGTTGTCTTATATTTAGGGACAACAGATTTATACGAACCAACAAATAGATTTTTCCCAGGACAGtctgagcttttcttcctgtcacttacACACTCACCTGGAGAGGCGACACAGAGACCTGACAGTTTCAAAGGCTTGTTAGCAATTCAGTAAACATTAGTTTTAAAACGGTCGAGCAGCCAAGAAATATGATGCAAAAAATATGGTACACATGTCAATACATTACAGTTCTTTGTGTCAATTGTTTATCTGTTAAAGTACATTTGGTAGACAGCATTTTCTCTACTCATATGGTTAAATGGTGTACCCACAATATTAGAGGCAGCCCCTTAAAATACAACCATAAGTCGGTCGCGAGTCCAGTGTGTGTACAATTACAacataaaaacatatttacatcCTGTACATTACAGGTAGGGCTTTATTTAGTCTTTCAGTGCTTCATTGATGATGTTCCACAGGCTGATTAGATCGAAGCTTTTTGCCAATTAATACAAAATCATATTACATGTTTAGCTGCGGCGAGGCCTCCTCCTCCTCACGTTCCGCTTTGTCACTTTAgctctcttgtttgttttgttgtttgttttagctTGGCGCGCTCGTTTCGCACCTGTCAAGGTCGCCCTGGTCGTACGTTTTGTATTTCGGGGATCTTCGTCATCTTCCTTGAGTCTCTCTGGCGGCTCAATGTCACATAAAGAGGCAGCCGTGCTCGCTACGTAGAGCTGACAGAGCGCGAGTGCTGCATTCTGCCTCTGGTCAAAGGTTTCTTCATCTGCACTCAGATGAGGATCATCTGAAGAGTTAGCCTGAGAAGAGCAAAGGGTGAGGTTCAGGGGTAACTCTGCCCTCTTTGGCTGGTCTCTGTGGTCGGCTGAAAATATGTCTTTGTCTTGGGTTCTCGTTGAGAGGTTTAGCGGTGCTGGATCGTCTCTGTTGTCCTCTTCTTCGTGTTCGGATGTAGTTTCAGGACATGACTCAGACACAGCGGAATATCTGCTCTCTGATCTGTAAAATAGATTAAGTTAGCGCTCCAATGAGTAAAGTTATCGTGTTCCCAAAAATGTTGCAGTACGTTGACTCCCCAAATTACGCTGTGAACAGAGGGTGCATGTTTGGTTTTTCCAGTGAATGTGTCAGAAATAATCGGTTGGAAGTTGGTATCTTCTACTGAATAATCAATTAATCCAGTGTTTCTCACAGCTGTTATTGCTATCAAGGTTTCAAGTTTTATTGgtcacatgcagagtacaccacagtgaaatgtttttttccaagCTCTTCAGATATTGTGTTGGTATCTTCTACTGAATAATCAATTAATCCAGTGTTTCTCACAGCTGTTATTGCTATCAAGGTTTTAAGTTTTATTGGTCACATGCAGAGTGCACCACAGTGAAGTGCTTTTTTCCAAGCTCTTCAGATATTACGTACAGGGGGATTCAAACACTAGTTGCATAcaaacaggagttcagaataCGAAGAGAGCTTTGTTGATGACGTAAAAAGACACTGAACATTGGTCATTTGCTTACCCTCTGTCTACAAGCAGAGCTCCTAACTGCAGCAAGCTCTCCGCTGTATCTTTATGCCTGGCACTGGTCTGTACATGCTGAACCACTGTCGACGACAGCCGCTTGTCCACGTTGGTGTCCTGTGGCGCCTGCCCCCCGTCCTTCTGGATGACGTGTGCATGACTTGGTCTGTCAGGGGATCCCAAAGCGGAACATCCCTCCTTGGGGCTCAGCCTGGTTGCCTTGTCCCCACTTTGCCTGTGGTCTAGCTGCTCTTGTTCGATGGCGTTGAAATGATAGGGATGGGATTGTACATATAAATTGTAATCTTTAGAGCTGAGAGTTTGCTGGTACCATTCCAAGGGAATATATCTTGATGCTGTGATGGGCATGGAGATGTCATGGGGTCTGTACAGGCCATAATGAAAGGGGTGGACTGGGTGGCAGTATCTGTATTGGTATGGTGGGAATAGTGAAGCAGGAAGTGGCGAAGCACTGCCATGTGGCACCGCTGGCCTTTGGGGATTTGGGACCTCTAGTCGGAAAGAAGAATTGAGCTCATTTGCATTTTGGTTAGCAGGGTGGTAGTATTGCGTGGAGAGAGGTTGGTCAGGTAGGAGATGAGGAAAGTATTCTAGACCAACTGGAGTGGGGAATGGCTTAAAAGTTATTGGAAATGCAGCGTGATTGAAATGCGGAATTTGTGGATGGTCTGACGGCTGCATGGGTGTGTTGAAGACTTCGTCACGTTTGGGTGTGACCAGGGAGAAGGCAGATTGGTGTGGCATTGACTTAGTGTCTTTGCTGTCCTGGTTTTCTCCTGCTAGACGTTCCTCTTCCCCTCCTTTTTCCCTTTCGATTGGACTTTCGCACCCAATATTGACCTCTTCACTTGCATCTCTCACCTCGTCTCTGTTCTCCTTTGCCTGCTGTTTGTCCTGATTGATGGATGCGCCTCCTGGCAAGTTTGGACTGTCCATTGACATTACCAGGGTGGCCTTTGCTGCTGTCTTGTCCTGTCGGGCCGTTGGACCATTTTTCTGTGACATCAGAGAGATGGAGTTCTTACACaggttatatttcatatggttaAAGAGGTGGGACTTCTCATTGCAGGTAAATGGACACTGGAAACACCGGTATTTGAATGGCTTCCCAAGCGGTCGAGGAATGTAGTGAGGCCTTTTTGGCTTGCGTTCTTGAGCAGTGTCCATCTCTAGTTTGTCTGTAAAAAACAGAACAAACAAAACAGTGAGCACAGCTTTACCCTCAACAATGGCATTCTAAGATTCATCTGTCCACATGACAATGGCCTCTTAGTTTTTCAGCATGACTTTGTAGTCTGCCCTATTGGTTGTGTGCAAAACACTTTGGAAGACATGCTAGCATATTGAGTTGGGGAAATACAATattcgatttttagatgcatcgcaattcggatACGGACAATTATAGAATCGATTAGTTAATGTCAATAATTGGTAATcgatttatttgttaaataaagtAATTCTGACGGTTGTAAATTCGGCTGACTGCAGCGAGTCACCTCACCGAAAAATCTGACCAGCTCCTTTATCATagtttgcacacatttccatcaATTTATTAATAGTGATGGacatttcttattacaaatgcactgtttttaaaagttgcaagtgatgaaCGCttgtttggaaaaacaaaaaaaatgtaaaactgaatcaatatatataaaataaagatgcatcaataattgatttttaatcaaatCATAGCTCCTGAACCAAAATCGTAATCGATTCATGAGGTGGCCAAAGATTCTCACACATGTAATACATTTATCCTCAAAGTTTTATGATCATTGGACAAATGGTCAATGACTTTTAGGTAATTTCCTGCTAAGTCTGACTCGTGTTCCTGCAAAGATGCTTGATAGCAAGTATGTTTTTCAATTCATCGTCCTCACATTGTGTAGACCTGTGCTTTTCATTCCCCAACATGTATGTGTCTACCAAATTTAGTGGTGATGTGGCGCAAAACCTTACGGCTACAGTGGAAGGTTTGTAAACAAATATGGAGTCAATTTGACTTTAATACCAACACAGTCAGTAAGTCAGGTATAAGAGTAGAAAAGTTACCTGGCTCACACTAACAACTACATAAAAATATGCAAAGACATGGCAGCATAACTTCTAACTTAAATTTGAGCTAATCTCAAGTAATTTCTGTAAAAGAGACAGTAATAGCAATTGTCTGATTCCAtggcaacataaaaaaaaaaaaaaccagtcaCACTCTTGAAAGGAACCCAATATACTGGTAGTTGTGTGAAATGAAATACCAGAACGCATTgggaaaatatacatttttgcaaatattagcgcaAAATCTCTATCCGTCCAAAACAGTGCACCCTAGGG
The DNA window shown above is from Nerophis ophidion isolate RoL-2023_Sa linkage group LG23, RoL_Noph_v1.0, whole genome shotgun sequence and carries:
- the znf750 gene encoding zinc finger protein 750, with protein sequence MDTAQERKPKRPHYIPRPLGKPFKYRCFQCPFTCNEKSHLFNHMKYNLCKNSISLMSQKNGPTARQDKTAAKATLVMSMDSPNLPGGASINQDKQQAKENRDEVRDASEEVNIGCESPIEREKGGEEERLAGENQDSKDTKSMPHQSAFSLVTPKRDEVFNTPMQPSDHPQIPHFNHAAFPITFKPFPTPVGLEYFPHLLPDQPLSTQYYHPANQNANELNSSFRLEVPNPQRPAVPHGSASPLPASLFPPYQYRYCHPVHPFHYGLYRPHDISMPITASRYIPLEWYQQTLSSKDYNLYVQSHPYHFNAIEQEQLDHRQSGDKATRLSPKEGCSALGSPDRPSHAHVIQKDGGQAPQDTNVDKRLSSTVVQHVQTSARHKDTAESLLQLGALLVDRGSESRYSAVSESCPETTSEHEEEDNRDDPAPLNLSTRTQDKDIFSADHRDQPKRAELPLNLTLCSSQANSSDDPHLSADEETFDQRQNAALALCQLYVASTAASLCDIEPPERLKEDDEDPRNTKRTTRATLTGAKRARQAKTNNKTNKRAKVTKRNVRRRRPRRS